A window of Cellulosimicrobium protaetiae genomic DNA:
CCACCGCGTGCACGGCCCCGGGCGTTGCTAGCCTCGGCCTGTGCTCGAGACCTTCCGCGTCCAGGACCCCGCGGCGCTGCGGGCGATCGCGCACCCGCTGCGCCAACGCATCCTCGTGGAGCTCGCCGTGCTCGGGCACGCGCGCGCCGCCGACCTCGCCCAGGCGACCGGAGAGCCCGCGAACTCCGTGAGCTTCCACCTCCGGGTGCTCGCCAAGGCCGGGATGATCGTCGAGGCGCCCGAGCACGCGCGCGACCGCCGCGACCGGGTGTGGAAGAACGTGGCCGAGAGCTACGCCGTGGAGCCCGGGACGCCCGACGCCGTGCGCCACGTGGTGCGCCCCGCCCTGGCCTGGGCGGAGGAGACGTTCCGGCGCGGCAGCGCGACCGGGGCTCGGGACGACCGGATCCTCGCCCTCAGCACGCTCGTGCTCACGGCCGAGCAGGCCGCGACGATGTCCCGCGAGCTCGCGGAGCTGCTCGAGCGCTGGACCGCGCGCTCGCTCGAGGAGGGGCGCGCCGCGCCCCAGGAGCGTCGCGAGACCTACCAGGCCCTCGCCGTGCTCGCGCCCCGCGACCTCCCCCCGGCGGACGACGCCCGGGTGGGCGAGGGCACGACGGCACCACGTCCCACGGCTCCGCGCCGCGCGGAGTCGACGTCGGAGTCGGAGTCGGAGTCGGAGTCCTAGCCCAGCAGCGCCCGGCGGCCCTCGACGCGCAGCCCCTCGCGCGCGACCCGGCCGACCGTCTCGACGAGCAGCGCGCGCTCCGCGACCTTGATGCGCTCGTGGAGCGACGACTCGTCGTCGCCGTCCTCGACCGGCACCGCGACCTGGGCGATGATCGGCCCGGTGTCGACCCCGTCGTCGACCACGTGGACCGTGCACCCCGTGACGCGCACGCCGTAGGCGAGCGCGTCCCGCACGCCGTGGGCGCCCGGGAAGGACGGCAGGAGCGCGGGGTGCGTGTTGATCGTGCGCCCCGCGAAGCGCCCGACGAACGCCGGGCCGAGGATGCGCATGAAGCCTGCGAGGACCACGAGGTCGGGCCGGAAGACGTCGACCGCCTGCGCGACCGCCTCGTTCCACGCGGCCCGGTCGTCGAAGTCGCCCGGGGCCACGACGACGGCGGCGATCCCGGCCTCGCGGGCGAGGTCGAGGCCGCCGGCGTCCGCCTTGTCCGACACGACGCCGACGACGCGTGCGCCGTACGCGGCGTCGTCGTGCGCGGCGAGGATCGCGGCGAGGTTGGAGCCGGCGCCCGAGACGAGGACGACGACACGGGCGGCGGAGGTGGACTCGACGGGGTGGCCGGACGGCGTCTGCACGGTGCTCCTGCGGGGTTCGGGGGTGGCCCGGGTGCGGGCTCGGTGGCTGCGGCGTGGTGCCGCGATGAGCTTCTGCGGCACCTCGGCGGGACGGGGCGGACGCCCTCCCGGGCACCCGGTCTCCGATGGGAGAATGTACCGCGAGCCGCCCGACCGACCGAGGAGCTGCCCGTGGGCAACCCGTACGCACCGCCCCGTCCCGACGCGCCGCAGCAGCCCCGACCCGAGCCGCAGCAGCCGCCGCAGGAGGGCGCGCGTCCGGACGCGCCGGTCCCGCCCCCGCCGGACGTCCCCCCGTCGGGCACGACCCCGCCCCCGGGACCGCCCGGGACCGGGTGGCCCGCGCCCCTCGTCACCGACCCGCAGGCCGACCGCCGCCCGGCCCCGAACGAGCCGCCCGAGCCCGACCCGGAGCTCGCGCGGGCCGCGACGCGGCGGGTGCTCCACTTCGGGCTCCTGCTGCTCGCCGTGATCGTCGTGAGCACCATGCCGTTCCCGTGGCAGGCCGTGAGCCTCGCGCTCGCCGTCGGGGCGATCGTCGTGGGCATCCGGGCGCTGCTCGCCGTCTGGCGCGCACGCGTGCGCGGTGCGCTCGTCCCCGCACTGGGCATCGGCGTGGGCCTCTCGGCGATGCTCGCGCTGCAGATGGTCTCGACGCTCGTCACGTGGGACGTCGCGCTGGCGCACCAGCAGTGCCTCGACGGCGCGATCACGGTCTCCGCGGAGAAGCGCTGCGACGTCGAGCGGACGCAGGCGCTCGAGGAGACGTTCGCCCGGTGGTTCCCCACGCCGGCCCCCGCGTCGTCCTGACCCGTCCGACGCCGCGCGGCACCCGGTGAGACTCCGTCACCCGCTCGTGACATCGAGTCTCTAAGGTGTGCCCATGACGACCGCGACCGTGTCCCCCCGGCCCGGCGCCGACGAGCGCCTCGCCCGGCTCATCCGGATCCCGACGGTGTCCGCCGAGCTGGAGCAGCGCGGGCTCGCGCCCTTCGACGAGCTCGTCGACCTCCTGAGCGAGCTGTACCCCCTCGTCCACGAGCACCTCGAGCGCGAGCGCATCACCGACCTCGGGCTGCTCTACCGCTGGCGGGGGCGATCCGACGAGGCACCGGTCGTGCTCATGGCGCACTACGACGTCGTCCCGGTCGACGAGAGCGACGACTGGACCTACCCACCCTTCGAGGGGCGCGTCGCCGACGGCTGGGTGCACGGGCGCGGTGCGCTCGACGACAAGGGGCCGCTCGTCGTCGTGCTCGAGGCGGTCGAGAACCTGCTCGCGGCGGGCTTCACGCCCGCGCGCGACGTCTACCTGTCGTTCGGGGGCAACGAGGAGTCGCACGGCGCGGCCGCCGCCGCGATCGCGGCGACGCTGCACGAGCGGGGCGTGATCCCATGGCTCGTGCTCGACGAGGGCGGGGCGGTCACGGACTCCCCGCTCCCCCTCGTCCCCGGGAGCGCCGCGATGATCGGCGTCGGCGAGAAGGGCGTGCTCACGCTGCGCCTCACCGCGCGCGGCGAGGGCGGCCACGCCTCCGCCCCGCCCACGACGACAGCGGTCCGGCGGGTCGCGCGCGCCGTCGAGCGCCTCGGTCCGCGCACCTTCCCCGCGCGCACGCCCGTCGCGATCTCGCGCATGCTCCGCCTGTTCTCCGACCGCGCGACCGGACCGGCCCGCACCGCGCTGCGCGCCCTGGCCGCCGCCCCTCCCGTGTCGGCGCAGACCTTCGCCGCGATGGGCGGCGAGGCCGCCGCGATCGTCCGCACGACCGTCGCGCCCACGATGCTCTCCGGCGGCACGGCCGCGAACGTGCTGCCGTCGCAGGCGTCCGCGACCGTCAACCTGCGGATCGCGCTCGGCGAGACCGTCGCGGGCACCGTCGAGCGCGTGCGTCGGCGCGTGGACGACCCGCAGGTCGAGATCGAGGTCGTCGAGGGCAGCGAGCCCTCGCCCGAGTCCCCCGTCGACGACGAGCGGTTCGCCCTCCTCGCCGCGTGCGTCGGCGTCTCGCACCCCGACGCGCTGCCCGCCCCGTACATCACGATGCAGGCGACCGACGCGCGGCACTTCCACCGGTTCGCGCCCGCGGTCTACCGGTTCGCGCCGCTCGCGATGTCCGCCGAGCTGCGCGCGACCATCCACGGCGTCGACGAGCGCGTCGAGGTCGCCGAGCTCGAGCGGGGCGAGCGGTTCCACCGGGCCCTCCTCGAGCGGCTACCCTGACGCTCCCCCACCTCCGGGGCGCGCGACGACGCGCGCCTCCCCACGCAGAAGGAGCAGCGATGGCTCGCTCGCTCACCGGGCGCCTCGCGGGTTCTACCCTCGCCGGCGTCGTCGGGTTCCTCGCCTTCGTCGAGCTGACGAGCGGCGTCCTCCAGGGCTACTACACGCCGATGCTCACGGACATCGCGCGGCACCTCGGCGTGCACGACGCCGACGTGAACTGGCTCGAGGGCTCCCAACTCATGCTGTCGGCCCTCGTCGTGCCCGCGCTGGCGAAGCTCGGCGACATGGTCGGGCACCGCCGCATCCTCCTGTGGTCGACTGCGGTCACCGCGGCCGCGTCGCTCGTCCTGCCGTTCACGGACTCGTTCGCGGTGTTCCTCGTCGCGTGGGCCGTGCAGGGGTTCTACGTCGTGTGGCTGCCGCTGGAGATCGCGCTCGTGTGGTCGCGCGCGCGGCGCCTGGCGAACCCGGCCGCCGTCACCGCGCGGGCCGCGGGCATCCTCGTCGCGGCGCTCGAGACCGGCGCGATCCTCGGCGCGCTCGCGGGCGGTGCGCTGGTCGA
This region includes:
- a CDS encoding ArsR/SmtB family transcription factor; its protein translation is MLETFRVQDPAALRAIAHPLRQRILVELAVLGHARAADLAQATGEPANSVSFHLRVLAKAGMIVEAPEHARDRRDRVWKNVAESYAVEPGTPDAVRHVVRPALAWAEETFRRGSATGARDDRILALSTLVLTAEQAATMSRELAELLERWTARSLEEGRAAPQERRETYQALAVLAPRDLPPADDARVGEGTTAPRPTAPRRAESTSESESESES
- the purN gene encoding phosphoribosylglycinamide formyltransferase yields the protein MQTPSGHPVESTSAARVVVLVSGAGSNLAAILAAHDDAAYGARVVGVVSDKADAGGLDLAREAGIAAVVVAPGDFDDRAAWNEAVAQAVDVFRPDLVVLAGFMRILGPAFVGRFAGRTINTHPALLPSFPGAHGVRDALAYGVRVTGCTVHVVDDGVDTGPIIAQVAVPVEDGDDESSLHERIKVAERALLVETVGRVAREGLRVEGRRALLG
- a CDS encoding M20/M25/M40 family metallo-hydrolase, whose amino-acid sequence is MTTATVSPRPGADERLARLIRIPTVSAELEQRGLAPFDELVDLLSELYPLVHEHLERERITDLGLLYRWRGRSDEAPVVLMAHYDVVPVDESDDWTYPPFEGRVADGWVHGRGALDDKGPLVVVLEAVENLLAAGFTPARDVYLSFGGNEESHGAAAAAIAATLHERGVIPWLVLDEGGAVTDSPLPLVPGSAAMIGVGEKGVLTLRLTARGEGGHASAPPTTTAVRRVARAVERLGPRTFPARTPVAISRMLRLFSDRATGPARTALRALAAAPPVSAQTFAAMGGEAAAIVRTTVAPTMLSGGTAANVLPSQASATVNLRIALGETVAGTVERVRRRVDDPQVEIEVVEGSEPSPESPVDDERFALLAACVGVSHPDALPAPYITMQATDARHFHRFAPAVYRFAPLAMSAELRATIHGVDERVEVAELERGERFHRALLERLP